From the genome of Periplaneta americana isolate PAMFEO1 chromosome 17, P.americana_PAMFEO1_priV1, whole genome shotgun sequence:
TGGTATTTCCTCCACGGTGTTGGTTGTTGAAGTTCCTGAATGTTCATTTGTTGCAAATTCCCAGTCTCTAAAGATGTTCGGATTCAGGGGGTAAATCCCAGTGACCTTGAAGCCACTCACGGCGTTTTCCACAGAAGAAGCTTTGAGGTAAGCCCTAGCAAGAAGTTCGGCAACATCAAAATGGCTTACAGGTCTTCCTTGACTTCTGAGAAAGGTGCGCACTTCTTCACTGTAATAACTTTTCAGTGGACCGATAAATGACCTATCCAACGGTTGTAATTTGTGGGTGGAGTGTGGAGGTAGGCAGATCAGAGTCACATTGTTCTCTCTAGCGCAGTCGATGAGCTGAAGGTTTCTAGTATGTGAATAATGCCCATCGAATATGAGCAGAGCAGGATCTTCTCGTGTTGGCTTGACTTTCTCCACAAAATGAAGAAACCATTTTTTGAAAAGATCAGTCTGAATCCAGCCAGATGGATGGCAATCAGCTATCGAACCCGGAGGTGCTCCTTTCATCAGAAGAGGGCTGAAGTTCTTCCGGGGGAAAATGAACATTGCCGGAACGTAAGTGCCTCCTGCACTCATACATAGGACTATTGTTATCAATGATCCTCGTTCCGCCGAAGTCATTGCTCCGACTTGGCGCTTGCCCCTAAGAGCGATGACATCTGCCTGTCGTGACTGTACGACGCAAAGGCCTGTCTCATCCACGTTGAAAATTTTGTCGGGAGCGTAAGCCCTCTTATTCTGCTCTTCATCCAAGATACTCTCGCTATTGAAGTTCCTGTTGGTTTTCTTAGCGAGAGTTGTTTGGAATGACGTCTTAGAAATTGTTTCAGCCAGTCTTTACCCGCAGATTCATTCCTCTTTGAAAATGGATTAGGAATGTCATTTCTTGCGGCAAGCTGGTACGCCAAACGACGTAGGTCCACTCTCGTCAAGCCAAAATACCTAGTCTCCATAAACAGAAGGTAGTTGACTagctcttcttccattttttggGAGAATGTTGGTTTTCTTCCAAGAGGAACGTCCACAGCTTCAGCTGGGGATAAATTTGTTTTAAGAGACAGCGTCCGAAGGGTTATTTTAGGAACGTTAAATATCTTCGAAGCTTTGAGATACCCCAATTCTTTGGATCTCACAGCTGAAATTGCTTGTATCATGTTTTCTTTATCCCATTGTTTCCTTTTTTTCGTCACAGCCTTCCTTTTATTCATGTTTCAATCTAGAAAAATAACGCGAATGTTAGGTAGAGCATGAGACtacaaaagaaattattttatataagcaCCGTAAATTGAACAGAGTCTTCGTTTTAATTAATACCACCAGGATAAAAGccgttacataattttttaaactaaattctatttcatgttttattcataattattaaatatttattcagttaaatatttattattattattattattattattattattattattattattattattattattactattattattgttactattagtcTACTATTATTACTTGTCCCttgtattgtttattttgtctctGTAATTAGGATGTTAATTTGttgaaaggaaataaatgaataattaaataaatattatgttatagCTATTATCTTTAACTGccaaggaaacaagaaaatataagtgTGAAGTATCAAAGTTAGAAACAAATACAATATTCTTTCAAGAAATCACATTTTAAAAAGAAGCAGTTAATACGGAACACTGTTCTATAATGGCCGCCTTTATGTGTTCTATATTAGCCGCCTTTATGTGTTCTATATTAGCCGCCTCGCCATCTTGGATTTGAAACACAAGTAAACTGCATTTGTAATGTAACATAAAGCATTAAACTGGGCAAAAGTATAGCTACATGTATCTATTTATAGATGAAGTATATTtggtatttgtattaatttagataggaatgttaaaaaatattttctgcttACCTGAAAAAAGTTTGAAACTGCTTCAGTATTAAACAGCGTTGTTATGCGACTTTCTTCTTGTCCCACACTCACAAAACTGACGGTGCAGCGTGTGTTCGCTGTGAACTAACGTTTCATGCTACTTGCCACAAGATGGCACCACGCACTTAGTCACAACCAaatagtttgtaatatataaccagagacaccaacggcgctagtttcgcgtacaaaattgaaccgctgttcggccgccattaaagggagttgatgcttcgccgggagtgcgagcatttcatgcttattgaggagtacgaataaatataagtacacttgaagggaaataataagaaaatgatgaaatactgcgccgcaaataattgttcgaacatagctactattgtaggatgctcaggaaagcatgcatatcttaatagttggaagaatgttccaaatgcaattcctcctttgaatatgtttacagaatgtcggaatatttcttggataaagtttttccagaaacaaattaatcaggtttacaaggttggtttcaacaatgtctgtaacggttaggtgccatcatattacagtggattataatagcagagtgcataagaaaatcctcagactatatctgtctaaaactgttttgtttcacaataaatgaattaataatgtaatttccgtattgcacagtatgtacttctagtttttggttgtattaaatgcaaagaaattagtgaaaatatagctgatggcctagttaggcctattattaccactactactaggtctactatgactactactactactactattactactactactactaggcctactattaccactactactaggtctattattaccgcTACTACttactaggtctcactactactaggcctactaataccaccaaaactaggcctattattaccactactactaggcctactattaccactaata
Proteins encoded in this window:
- the LOC138692571 gene encoding uncharacterized protein, which gives rise to MTSAERGSLITIVLCMSAGGTYVPAMFIFPRKNFSPLLMKGAPPGSIADCHPSGWIQTDLFKKWFLHFVEKVKPTREDPALLIFDGHYSHTRNLQLIDCARENNVTLICLPPHSTHKLQPLDRSFIGPLKSYYSEEVRTFLRSQGRPVSHFDVAELLARAYLKASSVENAVSGFKVTGIYPLNPNIFRDWEFATNEHSGTSTTNTVEEIPESVAPSSSQNQTTSKPGTSTENFVASPTNISPVRRINRPSTSQNKTSSKPSTSTESAISPMDISPVPVLNKPSTSQRGRKKGTACVVTSSPYKAQVEASLRSKEKSNSKSIAKIRSTISRKRQLFPTSEDGNLSDSNESVNVHQSRSKDINEPEDDAVCIFCAGKFSDDARGEEWIQCTLCESWAHSACSDTENLDFICDYCK